Genomic window (Kogia breviceps isolate mKogBre1 chromosome 15, mKogBre1 haplotype 1, whole genome shotgun sequence):
acaggccaGAAAAGTTTGATCAACACCATGTTTTTAATGCCAGTGCATTTAAGCATCTTGGGGTGGGGTGTGCAAGCTCGGTTTAGCCTCAGCTCCCACCTCTGCCTATTGTCCTAAAGCCACGTGTACTGACCTCCTTGGCCCCTGAACACATGTGAGCTTGTGATCACCCCAAGGGGTTAGAACATaggtttctttaaaatatttaactggtTTCTAAAACGTTGAAATTGTAATGCTTGCACTATATAGAACTGAAGTATACAGGATATATAATGAAAGAAGaactcccctcttcctcctttctgggGCTAGTGTGTTGATAGTTTCTACCCATCTTTCCAGAAATGTTCTAAGAGAACAGGTCCTTAAGATGAAGTGTATGATTTTCATAagttatatgtaaattttaagtGTAAGTGCCGATTTGTGGTAGGTTTCATCATAATCTTAAAGGGGTCCATGATCCCTCCACATTAAGGACCACTGACACTGAGACTTTTAGCTCAGGGTATCTGACAAGAACCCATGTTTGCCTTCCATCTTTCTTGAGACCCAAAGAGACCCCACTgaaacaaaagtataaaaaattcCAAAAGTACTAAGCATTCAACagcaatagaaatagaaagaagactttatttaacaaatgttcaTTGAATTCATATCATATGCCAAGTCTTCTTATAGGCCCTGATGATTGAGCAGTGAAAGAAATCTGACAAAAATTCCTGCCatcctggagcttacattctagtaagaAGACAGAAATATACCAAATAAATCATTTAGAAGGTGACATGCcatggagaaaaagagaacagttAAGAGGGCTTGGGAAGGCCATGTTGGGGGtgtttcaattttaaataaagatggatcactaagggaattccctggcatcccagtggttaggacaccaagcttccactgcagagaacacgggtttgattcctgatcagggaactaagatctcacatgccgtgtggcatggccaaaaaaaaagaaagacagatcaCTGACGAATGAGAGATTTCAACAAGTGCTTAGAATATGGAaagaggatgagaactcttatgAGCAAAACAGGTGGAAGCAGCAGCTGAGAACATTGTCTAAGCCAGCTAAAGAGGAGGTAGGAGCCAGCTGGCTTGAGAGAATCCAGGGAAGCTTCGGGCTCAAAGTGAACAGGTTATGGCAGAGGATAGGAGCGAGAACAGGGAACTAAAATGGGAGATTTTATTCCTCAAACAGCTTTGTGAGCCCATGGGTCTCTTGTATTATTTGTATGCCGTACACATATTTTCCAATATCCTTTCGTATCTGCTCAGTGCACAATAAATAGACTCACATACAACCTGGAGCAGGGacggcgggggctggggggcagtGTGGGAGGCTAACTGCTCCAACCCACTGCCCTACCCCTCTCTACGCTGAATTTTGCAAAGTGCAGGTAACATTTCTCCCAGACAGAAAACATGTCTCTTCTCTAAAGAAACTGAATGAAACATCTGAGGTCAGCAAGGgcttgcagaatggatgttgGCACCACAGAACACAGCCCTCCTGACTCTGCTATTTCTCATTCTTCCCTATGCAGAGCTTCCAGCCAGATATTCTCATTCGGCAAAGGGACAAGAGGTAAGGCAGATCTAATTGCATAACAGCAGAGGAAATCTACACCGGCTTATTTTACAGGGCACTTGCTAAGGGGCATAGAGCTGGAAAGCAGCTGACCTGGGATTTGAACTGAGGTCTTCCTTCCAAATTTGTGCTCTTAGCTACATGctgccctgcctccctcttagCTTGTACATCTCTTTTCCTGGGTAAAGGAGACTCAAACCAGCATCTACATTTGTATCTGTGGCCACAAGCTGACCTGGATTTTTCTGGCTTTGCTCGGGGCAGGAGTTGCTCCCATTTACTCAGCAGACATTTATGGAGCATTATGTGTGCAAAGCTCTGTGCCACAGCTCAGGCTTGAGAACAGAAGGAAGTGCAGACATCagccaccagcaccaccaccccctTGGAACAGTTGCAGGTGAGAGagctgaagcccagagaaaggTTACTGGGGGAGACAGGGGGTCCCAGTCAAGGCCTGCTCCTGGCCCAGACCCCAGAGCCCTCAAAGCCCTGCAGAGTTCCCAAGTCAGTGGCTGGACCAGGCTCTGAATTGTAATACCCGAGTAACACTTCCCGATTCAACAacgggctgggctgggaggcatCCATCCTCTTGTTTGTGCTAGGGGTCGCAAGGAATTAAATGATTTGGTCTCCCTCCCAGGCGCTGGCTCACAGGTATGAGCCTTCCAGCAGATCCCAACTGAGTGCACATGCGTCTGCTGACCCCTTGTGGTCATTGTGGAATCTGTGCTGGCCCAGCAGTTGGGGCCTTGGTTGCACCTCTGGGACTTTCTGCTCTGGTGACCTCACTTCTCAAAGCGCTTTCCCACCACTTATCTCGTGGGGTCCTCCCTACAATCCCAGGAAGTGAGGAGAGCTAGGATTCCcattcccactttacaaatgagtgGCAGCGCCCTGGCATCCAGTCCCAAATCCAACACTAATTCCTTATCTGACCTTGGCAAGTCAATTCCCCACTCTCTGCCTCTGCCACCCATTGATGAAATAAGAGAAATGGCCTGCGCGAGGCAGCTCTGAGGTTTTTCCAGCTCCCCAAACTCTCAGCGCGGagatgtgacttgcccaaggttggaGTGAATCAGGGCAGAGGCACTCCCAGTCGGCAGGTCACTCCACTTCCCCACAATGATTGGGAGAAGTGAGAGGTGTCACAGCAAACAAGAAAATCAGTTTCTCCACCTTTGTGTTCTGATTGTGGGGTGAAGTGCCACATGGACAGATGGATAAGTGAGTGGATGGGTGGAAGGGTATGTGGATAGATGGATAGGGTGGATATATAAGAACTTTGGGATCACTCTTAGCTGCAACTGCCTCCCCTGCTCCCTGACTAACTGCCCCTATAATTCTATCTGCCTAGCCCCTTGGTAGGCTGCTCCACATCCACCTGCTGGGATCTGAAGCCACTGTCCCTGCCTGACAGCCTGGAGCTTGGACGTGCCACGAGGGGAATGAGTCCTCACCCAAGAATTCCCCCCTGCCGTGTCGCTGACCACATGGCCAACAGTGGTAGCCTAGGAGGAAAGTCAGGGCCCAGGACCATGAATGGGCGTCCCTCACAGAGCAGTTCCTGCAGTTGACAATGGCTGAAATTGAGGGCGGTGCTTGCAATGCAGCCGAGCATCACTGGGGCTGCCAGGTGGCATGGAAAGAGCATGCCTTATGCGTCTCACATCCTGGTTCAAACCTAGCGACTCCAAGCAAGTgccttagcctctctgtgcctcggtttcctcaccttaAAAGTGGGCATGATACCTGAAGAGTACagttgtgaggactgaatgaggtAGGATATAAAATGTCTTGCGTGTAACAGGTGCTCGGTAAACAGAAGTTCCCTCCCTTTGTTCCAGGTCATGGAGAAACTCTGGAGAAGGAACTAGGTCCACTGTGCACCTAGCAAGATTTTTAAACTGGGAAGGCTTTTTAAGTACCCTAAAGGAGTGACATGCATGTggtgaaaggggaggagggaaggaaatgtgTCTTAGCAAGAACTAAAGGTACACCCAAAATACTCAATCCCATTAAAAGAGTATCATTCATCTGCCCCCTGCCATCAGCACGGTTCTTCAGACACAAAGGATATTCCACAAAGGTTTCCTGAGGACAAAACTGAAAACCTCTTTACATAGCTAATGGGCAATGGTCAGGACTCCTGTGTCTGTTCTTCCACTTCCTGAGTGGGCATGTGCCTCATCCACAGCTACGCAGCCTAACTCCCCCTAACAGTGTGTCCATCCCAGAATGGGTGACAAGTTCCCCTTAGCTATCCGGTAGAAGGGGGACCTGGAGTTTAGTCCAGCTCTCTGTGAAACAGCTAACCTCAAGTAGCTGACAACACAGCTGAGGCTCCACATCACCGTCTGTGAACTCATGCTCCCAAGGGCTCAGGGTCCCTAGCCTCCACTTCCAACTAGAGAGATAACGATTGGGAGCTTATCACATGGCACTTAGGAGATGGTTTTTGGATGAGACAGGCTTGAGGTGGGCTTTGGCACTTACTAGCTGCCCAATCTTAGGTGGGATTcttgctctctgagcctcaatttctcatctataaaacggggCTAAGGAAATTACTTTGTTGTTGGGAGGAATCAATGACTCATGTCTGAAAAGAGCTGAGCCTTGTGCCTGGAAtatgagtgctcaataaatgtgaataTGTCAGTGGTTTTACTGGAATGGGCTTCCAGGTGAGACTTCATTGACTTCATTTGAACTAAGagttccgtgtgtgtgtgtgtgtgtgtgtgtgtgtgtgtgtgtgtgtgtgtgtccgtgtcctCTGGACTAAAGAATTCCTAAGGCCCtccttattgggcttccctggtggcgcagtggttgggaatccgcctgccgatgcaggggacacgggttcgtgccccctccgggaagatcccacgtgccgtggagcggctgggcccgtgagccatggccgctgagcctgcgcgtccggagcaacgggagagaccacagcagtgagaggcccgcgtaccacaaaaaaaaaaaaaaaaagattctatttCTCAAATAATACCTTCCCATCCAACACTCCTCCATTCTTCCTTCACtgattttccttcccttttattttttttttctctcaacaattAGGCGGCTTCTCCAGAATTTCATCACTTCTTGTTCCTTACTTAAATGTAACATCCTCTGGTTTTTTCATGCAAAAATGGAAACACTAAGTCCACACAGTCTGAGATGAGTTAGTGGCTTATAAAGTGACTCATTAGGTTGACATCCCAACTCCTCCACCTGCCCCACTCCCAGGGGTCCCCCAGTCTGTTGGGCCACAGCATGAGGATGCAAAGACCCTCTGCCAAGGCCAGCTGTCTAGGGAAGAAGGGTGCATGTGGCCAGAGGCTAGACTGGGATGAGTCTCAGAGAGGCTGCATTAGGGAAGATCTAGTAAGTGGAGAATTCTTGGGGACACTCTGGAGAAAAGAGGGGCTGGGGCTGCTCTGTGTGCCCTCTGAAGACACCAGGATCCCCAAagccttcctttccccttctctaGGTACAGTGCCAAGGAAAAAGACTGTTGctgaaatgaaatgaatacacaaaatataagaaacacaTCAAAATGCTAGCAGTGGTTGATCTAATAGAAGAATTTTTGTTTTGGGCAAATGTGGTCATATTGCttgtataataaaatttaaatatttaaagtcaaTTATTCTAATCAGTTGTGCTCAgccaagaaaacagacaaaaacctaGAAAAAGACCGTTTGGGCTCCCACTGAAAAGTAGCATGTTTTCAAAAGaccattaaaagagaaaataggggacttccccggcggtccagtagttaagaatctggcacttccactgcagggaggtatgggtttgatccctggttggggaactaataagatcccacatgccgtgcagtgcggccaaaaaaaaaagggaaaataaaagcatCATGGACATCCAGTTCCCCACACCTGGATGAGGATGAGGACGAGGACGAGGACGAATGAAGAGTGCTTCTGAAAGCCACCAAGAGGACTGAGGTCCTTACCTAGCAACTGTGGTGATGCAGAATGACCACTCCACGGCAGTCGGGAAACCTGCTTCTAGTTCTCTGCCACTAACTTGCTgcatgaccttaggcaagtcaggtcatctctctgggcctcagtttcctcatctgtaaagtgagaggACTtggttaacttaaaaaaatatgtagcaGGCCCTTACTCTGTGCACTGTGCTGAAGCTGTAATTAAACAAAGGAATGAACATTTATTCAAAAAACAGAGTAACTCCTCAATGTTACTGGGCCTTGTGGTTGCAGAGATGAACGAGTCAGCATCCTGGCCATCGAGACATTCACAACGTGGTCAGGGAGACAGGGAGCAACAAGAAATGGCCAACCGCATGCTCAGTGCACACAGACGTGTTGGCACAGGAAGGAGAAGCCTTTTCTGGTGGGGCTGGGCGGGGGAAATGGCACAGAAGAGGCCTGAACTAAATCCTGGGGGATGCTTGGCCCCCACTGTCAAAGACTGTACAGTCTAATCAAGGGCTGGGACAAATACCCAAACATCTACCATGGAAGGCAGAGTGAAGCCACCACAGGTAAGCCAAGTTCAGAGTGGAGGGGAACCCATGTGGCttgggcagggtgggggaggggcaggcagaaGACGGTCAGAGAAgcttgtggggtggggggaatggcaGGCAGAAGACGGTCAGAGAAgcttgtggggtggggggaatggcaTTGCAATAAGGCTTGAAGGATGCAGAGAGCTTCCTGAGAGCGCTGGAGGGCTGAAGAGGCATTCTAGATGAGGAGCCAGAGCAAGTAAAGGCATGTTGTGGGCTGTCGGGGCATAGCTGGGACAGCAGGCAGGCCAGGAAGTGGGGACTGACAAGGCTGGAAGCTAACTGTGGGCATCGTGATGAGAGCCACTGAGGATGACAGGCCCCGGGCCAAGCGCTCCACATCCTCATGCCAGTTCTTGGAGGTAGGTTCCCGCACTACTTCCCCATTCTTTAGTATAAggacacagaggctcagagaggttacagagtcacacagctgatgGATGGCAGAAATAGCCCTtaacccaggtctgcctgatgCCCCACCCTGACTCCTTATCACTGGAATGCTAGGCAGCGGCATTACCGAGCTCCTCCCATCCAAGGTACCATTGTCCCAGTGCACCTGGCCTGGCATTGTACCAGACATGTGGGTACCAAAGGTCATGCCTTAACCTTGGAAGCTGGTTCGATTCAGCCATTTCCACTTGGGCAGCTACAGAACTATCAGAATCACCTTCACCAGAAAAGAGGGGATGGGACAGGGCAAGAAATATTAGAATTGCTGAGGGGGTTTGTGCTCTACTGTCCACTGGTCTCATTTATTGTTGTTCTACAACGGTGTAGACTGGCTCCCTTCCAGCTCTTCTCCCGTCAGCCTAGTGTCGTCATGGCCCCAGGGCAGGTGGTTGGTCTTTCTTGTTAGGTTCCTTGTACACTCAGATGCTATCCAGGTACTGCCGGACGTTCATGGATTCCCGTCGCCAGCGCCCCAGCTTTCTGAGCTGGtctgttgtgaatttttttttcaggtggtcATACAAGTGGCCCATCTTTTTCTTGGTCTTGTCTGAAGCTCTTGTCTTACAAAAAACAGAGGTGAGTTTAGGATGAAGAAGCTACTTCACAGTAAGAGAGGCATCTGTGCTCCTGATATGAGGGTAGAAAAGGAGCCAGCTAGACCCAATATTTCATCAATAACTTGGCTCAcagggagcctcagtttccctattttAAAGTGAGGGCATTGAGCTAGGTAACTCCTATGGTACCTTCTGACAGTCTGCAGCCTCAGAGCCTGATTTTGACCTAACATCTCTATTTGAAGAGTGGTgagaaagagaggggaggggaggaagagaaaggttGCCCCCCACATATTGTTGGTGACACCCCCTATGTCACACTGAACTCTACTTATTTATTCTATTCTACCATTTCTATCCTGTCCCCAACAAAACTGCTAGCTTTGGGAAGGCATATCCTTTgtcttattcatttacttattccaATGAGGTAGCTGTGGAGAGGATACTATGAAAAATCAGCTGCAGGTCTTCACAGCAACTACACATAGTCAGGAAGGTGGGACACATGCCCAGATATTTCTAAGCAAGGCACAGAGTGATTGCACTTTTACTATGGATCAGGGTCTCTTGACCTTGGTACTACTGACATGGGACCAGGTAATTCTTTGTGGCGGGGGGCTGGCCTGTGCATTGTAAGACATTTAGCAACattagcatccctggcctccacctagTAAATGCCAGTAGCACCATCCCACTCTCACTTGTGCTACCAAAAAGGCCTCCAGACAGCGCCAGAGTCCCTGAGCAAAGCTGTCCTGGTTGAGAACTGTGGCCATAAATAAAGGGATACCGGCCATCATCCACTGTTCTCAGAGCGTTGCTCAGAGGATTCCCAAGACACTAGATCTTAGCTGCCTTCCTGGAGGCCGAGAAGCCAGTGGCTAGCCAAAGCTGGGAGCACTTTgcgggggagagagaaagactgCCACGCTGCCACTCAAGCCTCTCAAATCTGAGTTCCTACAAGCTGGGCCCTCAGCAAGTCACTGGCTCTACAGAGAAGACAGTCCCTGTCCTTAGGGAGAACATCCTGCACCATGGTCAGTCAGACCTGGGTTTGCAAGTCCACAATGACACCCCTTAGTGAAGTTACTccatctctgagcctcggtttgctGAACTATTAAATGGGGTAATAATACATAATGGACATTGTGTACCCAAAACATGTAAGGGCTCAATACAGCTTCAAAAGGAGAACTTCTGGATGGCTGGAGGATGGCACATATAAAGCCAACTCAAGAGAGTTTCCAATTATATCTCACAGATCCTCACCCCACTTATCAGAGGTGCAATATCTCCAAACCCACTGGTTATAGGGGTTGGCCCCCAACCCATCCTGGGCCAGTCAGAATAGCCTACACTACCTGACCACAGTGACTGGGGCATGGATGGGCCCGAGACCCAACTTAAGCCAACTGGAGTCCTTCTCCAGGATTTGTCTAACTTCACCAACAGTGGAAGCACTCCATTTCCTTTCTGGGCTAAAGGCCATGGTTTCCTGTGGCCATGCTCCCCAGCGACAGCCAGCCTGATGACGATGCCAACATGCGGAAAGCAGCAGAAGGGGAGCTGACAGGGAGAGTGGAAGACACAACCAATGGCACTGGAGCCCCTGCCATCTCTCATCCCAAACATTGGTGACCCTGCCCTATCTACCCTCGATTATGTAAACTCATCATTCTCTATTTTGCTTGAACTAGTTCAAGTTCAGTTTGTGTCACCTGCAACTGAGAGGATCCTAATAgatcctattttacaaatgagaagagTCCTGGAGGAAAAGTGACTCCCCAAGTTCACACAAAGCTGGCCTGGCCATATCCAAGTCCACCCTATTGCCACTACACCATGCCACTGGAAGtttagcagagggagaaacacccAGGCCTCCAGTCTTCTTTTGGTCTCTGTGACCCTTAAGaggatctgacactatctcttACATCCTTCCCATTGTTTTCAATGTCAGAATCCCATGCATCCATCCAGATTTGATCCTGGGACATGGAGGGAGGTTCAACAGAGTCAAGAAGGGGACAGCAGCTCAACTCTGGGATGTCTGCTCTGCTGGAAGAAACGAGTACCTTCTCAGAGTCCATCGTGTTCACTAGCCTCTCCCTAGTGCCCAAAACAGTGCCTGTCCCAAGCAGGCCCCAAAGATGTATTTAATGAATTAATCAGGGTCTGTGGGATGATGATGCTGCGGTTTCCCTCTTCTTCTGAGGGCTTCTGGGTAAGCAGGTCAAACCCTTCTTGTCCATAAACAAAAAGTAGAAGAGCCTCAGTTCTCATGTGGATAGTGGGGGATAAtccctgaaggaaaaaaatgactaaatgGTGTCAATGCCACTTCAAGCTCTAAGAGCCAAGACTTTTTATGGGAGATAGTAGGAATCCATTCAGGGAATCCCTAAATAGAAAGCTAATGtactttgagggaaaaaaatgccacCGGAGCCAAGAGACATGGAGTCCTCCTTGGTTCCCTCAGCCCAGGAACAGCTGTGACACCTTGGGCAAATCAGTAACCCTGAGTCTCAActgcctcctctgtaaaatgggcttgtATTAGAGTACTTTGATGTTTTCCTATCACCTCTAAGATCTGTGATCTCCCCGCAAGGTTTTGGGGAGAGTGAAATGAACATGGATCAAGCCACTAACACCCTCTAATGCAAAAGCTTGTGACAACTTTACCTCCATCTCATAGATTCGTTGTGCACTGAGGATGTCACGAATAATTACCCGAGATAAGTGGCTCTTGGGTAAAAATTTTTTCACTGCTGCTTCACTGAAATTCATTAagctggagagggaggagaaagtgGTACAGGCTTGATGGCTAGGCCAGGGCTAGGGCAGGACCTGATCTGATGGGATCCTGGGGTAGTGGCTGAGGCTTCCCCAAGTTTCTTGGGAGAGGCACCACCCTGTCATAGTTGTCAGAGGAGCAAGGGAGTAGGCCTAGGTTTCTTCTTGTAGGAAATGTGTGCTAAATGGGTGTTTCTTGGATGCTGAGAGGGAAAACCATCCTGAGAAGGATGTAGAAAGGTCAAAGTAATCCACAAGAGAAGTGTCAACAGGGATTCAGCATTGTCCACAGGAGCAGTCATCTTAAGAAAATGCAGTTTGAAATGGGAGGCGAGGGTCTTAGATGAAAGAAGCAAAGTCAGAGGGATGAATCTGAGGGGGGTTGAGATGGGGCGGGGCACTGCTCAAGCCTAGGTATAAGGGGGATCTGGGTGGGGGAGGtcagaggaaacaggaaaaaagggAATAAAGTGTTTGGACAGAGGTTAGGTTGGTTGATGGGGGAATTCTAAGGGAAAAGGGTTTGGGAAAAGTCTGGAAAAGTGAAGGAAGTTTGGGGTGGACAAGGACTTGAGGAGACTCTGGAGGGTGAGAGGTAGAAGTTGGGATGGGATGGGGTGTGATGGAATGGAGCCAGGTGCTCCAGGCCAAACTAGAGATAACAATTTGGTCAAAATGAGGAATTGGTCAAAAATGGATAATACCAGgccttgagttttctctttttgataatttGGTGACACCGTGAAGTGGTTTTGCAACTACATAGATATTTTTgcccacttaaaaataattactcaaaatattttctttctaaaatttggaaactacctaaatatacaatagggaagcaaatgaataaattgtggttaggtcatacaataaaatattacacagttatgaataaaacagacatCCAAAGTGTAttgggtgggggaaaaaaagattacaaaataGTAAACTTTTTTGTGACATATACCCCCCATCCCCCTGCAAAGTAAAATGTGTAAGCATGTTGCAGTACATATATATGAGAAGAGATCTGGACCAACATGGTAACAGTGATTGTCTCTAGCCATTCATTTTGCTTGCCTGGTTTTTCTATGATAAGTGTATATTATTTTCATAGGACAAAAAATAGGgcaatttttaaaggataaaacattttgaaggactaaaatttttttttcctaattcattTTCAGCCAGTTTTGAAGTGTGGTTTTATGAATGTTTTTACATTTACAAACTAGTAGAAACAAACACCCTTTATCTCCTATTTACGTTTTTTCTGACAACAAAGACATGAGGTGTTGGCAAAGGCTAGTTTAGAGATCAAGATGCTCAGAAAACACAAGTCTCCCAAATTCcgttagaaaaacaaacaaaaaaagacctaaaatacTTAAAGACACATGAAACAGTCTTCACCCACTCAGTGGTGCACCAAATTTACCATTACTTCCTGGGAAGGGGGGAAAAAGGCAGTTTTATGGAAATATTCCCTTTCAAGTAATAATGATCATTTTGaaccaaattgctttccaaagcaAGGTCTCTGTGGGAGCCTGGAGGATGCTGAGGGAGCTGTGACAtgttggaggggaggggaaactGGGGTCTGTGGGTATTGGGGCCCGGCTGAGGGAACTGGGGGCTTTCCCTGGGTCACTACGGAAAGTAGGGGCTGTGGAGGGTAGTGTCAGGCCTGAGGGGACCTGCGCCTCATCAGGTTCTAAGGAAGTTCAAGGCTCGGCCCAGAGGGCGCTAGGGACCCTCGGGATACACGACGTCAAACCTGGGAGACTAGAGGGCCGGGCCCGCGGCGATTCGGAGGATATGTGGGTTGGAGGTGGGAATTCCAGACTCCCCTGGAGTCTGGACTGAGGGCGTTCGGGCTCCACGGCGGGCGAGGCGCTGGGCTGGGAAATTCAGACTCTCCTGGGGTCTAAGAAAGGGCCGGGCTCTGAGGGGCCTGAGGCTCTGGAGAGCTAGGGCCCAGGTCCCGGCGGCCGGCTTAGGGAGCAGGGGTCTGAGGGAGTTCGGCTCCCCCCGGGGGCCCGGGCTCTGACGAACGCTCTGGGCCCCCGGGCCGCACCTGAAGAGCACCGGCGACTGAGCGGTCTGCGGCCGCAGGAAGCAGATCTGCGGCTTGGTCCGTACGTGAATGTCCGGGCGGCTGCCGAACCTACTGCGCCGGAAGAAGGCAGAGGCCGGGCTGGTGCCAGAACTGGTGGTCGCCTGGGGGTCACCGCACAGGCAATGGGCGAGCCTAGGTT
Coding sequences:
- the C15H5orf52 gene encoding uncharacterized protein C5orf52 homolog, with the translated sequence MEPRLAHCLCGDPQATTSSGTSPASAFFRRSRFGSRPDIHVRTKPQICFLRPQTAQSPVLFSLMNFSEAAVKKFLPKSHLSRVIIRDILSAQRIYEMEVKASDKTKKKMGHLYDHLKKKFTTDQLRKLGRWRRESMNVRQYLDSI